In Canis lupus dingo isolate Sandy chromosome 27, ASM325472v2, whole genome shotgun sequence, one genomic interval encodes:
- the ZCRB1 gene encoding zinc finger CCHC-type and RNA-binding motif-containing protein 1 isoform X2 produces MTYIGVTIMKDKDTRKSKGVAFILFLDKDSALNCTRAINNKQLFGRVIKASIAIDNGRAAEFIRRRNYFDKSKCYECGESGHLSYACPKNMLGEREPPKKKEKKKKKKIPEPEEEIEEVEESEDEGEDPALDSLSQAIAFQQAKIEEEQKKWKPSSGGPSTSDDSRRPRIKKSTYFSDEEELSD; encoded by the exons GGTTACTATAATGAAAGATAAAGATACCAGGAAGAGTAAAGGggttgcatttattttatttttggataaagACTCTGCACTAAACTGTACCAGGGCAATAAACAACAAACAG TTATTTGGTAGAGTGATAAAAGCAAGCATTGCTATTGACAATGGAAGAGCAGCTGAGTTTATCCGAAGACGAAACTACTTTGATAAATCTAAGTGTTATGAATGTGGG gaaagtgGACACTTAAGTTATGCCTGTCCTAAAAATATGCTTGGAGAACGAGAAcctccaaagaaaaaagagaaaaagaaaaaaaagaaaattcctgagCCAGAAGAAGAAAT tgaagaagtagaagaaagtgAAGATGAAGGGGAAGATCCTGCTCTTGACAGTCTTAGTCAGGCAATAGCTTTCCAG CAAGCCAAAattgaagaagaacaaaagaaatggaaacccaGTTCAGGGGGTCCCTCAACATCAGATGATTCAAGACGCCCAAGGATAAAGAAAAGCACATATTTCAGTGATGAGGAAGAACTGAgtgattaa
- the ZCRB1 gene encoding zinc finger CCHC-type and RNA-binding motif-containing protein 1 isoform X3: MKDKDTRKSKGVAFILFLDKDSALNCTRAINNKQLFGRVIKASIAIDNGRAAEFIRRRNYFDKSKCYECGESGHLSYACPKNMLGEREPPKKKEKKKKKKIPEPEEEIEEVEESEDEGEDPALDSLSQAIAFQQAKIEEEQKKWKPSSGGPSTSDDSRRPRIKKSTYFSDEEELSD, from the exons ATGAAAGATAAAGATACCAGGAAGAGTAAAGGggttgcatttattttatttttggataaagACTCTGCACTAAACTGTACCAGGGCAATAAACAACAAACAG TTATTTGGTAGAGTGATAAAAGCAAGCATTGCTATTGACAATGGAAGAGCAGCTGAGTTTATCCGAAGACGAAACTACTTTGATAAATCTAAGTGTTATGAATGTGGG gaaagtgGACACTTAAGTTATGCCTGTCCTAAAAATATGCTTGGAGAACGAGAAcctccaaagaaaaaagagaaaaagaaaaaaaagaaaattcctgagCCAGAAGAAGAAAT tgaagaagtagaagaaagtgAAGATGAAGGGGAAGATCCTGCTCTTGACAGTCTTAGTCAGGCAATAGCTTTCCAG CAAGCCAAAattgaagaagaacaaaagaaatggaaacccaGTTCAGGGGGTCCCTCAACATCAGATGATTCAAGACGCCCAAGGATAAAGAAAAGCACATATTTCAGTGATGAGGAAGAACTGAgtgattaa